The bacterium genome has a window encoding:
- a CDS encoding glycosyltransferase, translating into MNHLSSLVSVIIPVYNVEKYIKDCLESVVNQTYKNIEIIVVDDGSPDESYKIVESFIEKDERIRLIRQKNKGLNGARETGFKASRGEYITFVDSDDILHLNFIDRLLEDIEDSDIAVGGYTYFTDKKPKSDIKNKKTLYWKRDEFIPRWIREDFSSKNIFPQTAWGKIFRRSILEEVDWSVSNYKINEDEFMSIMFYAAAHKISIVDQKLYFYRKNPNSITANYKEKPYVNHYNGEKITRSDFFANLADKRLEYFSEYKAEIFNSFMGCIGYFVLRDTLLKNSDDFSNSIEVLRRYSSEIDYSLKKTGRNDFYAEMLKVAIEKNSDGLVDWYKSKPLISVIIPVYNAEKYLEECLDSVINQSYFKIEVIIINDGSTDQSGKICDEYASRDSRIKVFHIENGGVSNARNVAISKSSGEYFTLVDSDDSLVGDGIEKMVSQLKDEVDVLSARVIFRDGDSLNTYYNPFIPTDRIFNIDNSSEVEILRFWDGLNMPMSKLYRREFIVKNKIQFPLDIRMGEDLVFVVKSLLLSKKIQAINQDVYFYRIDNYSSATKTMSNKKFDFGKALLEIDKFIKENFPKNKKIHEAFRAGVVQHSYFTFYATENSKSDHRDVFDYIKNDLWPKLNIDKTVKMLHEDDYNQMLAILEYDYEDFMLWKISYTKKHLKKLEESIAGFNVHTRNLESEIEILKSFRGSLKNFLRASKRLLAKIARKVLR; encoded by the coding sequence ATGAATCATCTAAGTAGTCTCGTATCTGTAATTATACCCGTTTATAATGTAGAAAAATATATTAAAGATTGTCTTGAAAGTGTTGTAAACCAAACATATAAAAATATTGAAATTATAGTCGTTGATGACGGCTCTCCAGATGAATCTTACAAGATTGTTGAAAGTTTTATTGAAAAAGATGAGCGAATTAGACTTATTAGGCAAAAAAATAAGGGCTTGAATGGTGCTCGTGAGACTGGGTTTAAGGCTTCTAGGGGTGAGTATATTACGTTTGTTGATTCTGATGATATTTTACACCTAAATTTTATAGATAGACTTTTAGAAGATATTGAAGATAGTGATATTGCAGTTGGTGGATATACTTATTTTACGGACAAAAAGCCAAAATCTGATATTAAAAATAAAAAAACTTTGTACTGGAAAAGAGATGAATTTATACCTCGATGGATTCGAGAGGATTTTAGTTCGAAAAATATTTTTCCACAAACTGCTTGGGGTAAGATTTTTAGAAGGAGCATTTTAGAAGAAGTAGATTGGAGTGTTTCGAATTATAAAATCAATGAAGATGAATTTATGTCTATAATGTTTTATGCCGCCGCGCATAAGATTTCTATAGTCGACCAGAAATTATATTTTTACAGAAAAAACCCAAATTCTATTACGGCAAACTATAAAGAAAAGCCATATGTTAATCACTACAATGGCGAGAAGATTACCAGAAGTGATTTTTTTGCCAATCTTGCAGATAAAAGACTTGAATATTTTTCCGAATATAAAGCAGAAATATTTAATAGTTTTATGGGGTGTATTGGATATTTTGTATTGCGAGATACGTTATTGAAAAATAGTGATGATTTTTCTAACTCGATTGAAGTGTTGAGAAGATATTCTAGTGAAATTGATTATTCATTAAAAAAGACTGGACGCAATGACTTTTATGCTGAAATGTTAAAGGTTGCTATAGAAAAAAATAGTGATGGCTTGGTCGATTGGTATAAGTCTAAGCCACTAATTTCTGTAATTATACCAGTTTATAACGCTGAAAAATACTTGGAAGAATGTCTTGACTCTGTCATTAACCAATCATATTTTAAGATTGAAGTAATTATTATAAATGACGGATCTACTGACCAATCCGGTAAAATATGTGATGAATATGCATCTAGAGACTCAAGAATTAAAGTTTTCCATATCGAAAATGGAGGAGTTTCTAATGCTCGAAATGTTGCAATTTCGAAATCTAGTGGAGAATACTTCACTCTAGTTGATTCTGATGATTCTTTAGTGGGTGATGGGATTGAAAAAATGGTATCGCAACTTAAAGATGAAGTTGATGTATTGAGCGCCAGAGTAATTTTTAGAGATGGTGATTCGCTGAATACATATTATAATCCTTTCATACCTACTGACAGAATTTTTAATATCGATAATTCTTCTGAAGTTGAAATTCTGCGTTTTTGGGATGGTTTAAATATGCCTATGTCCAAATTATATCGAAGAGAATTTATAGTAAAAAATAAAATACAATTCCCTCTAGACATAAGGATGGGCGAGGATTTAGTTTTTGTTGTGAAATCTTTGCTTTTGTCTAAAAAAATACAGGCCATAAATCAAGATGTTTATTTTTATAGAATAGACAATTACTCTTCTGCTACCAAAACTATGTCTAATAAAAAATTCGATTTTGGAAAGGCTTTATTGGAGATCGATAAATTCATAAAAGAGAATTTTCCGAAGAATAAAAAAATTCACGAGGCTTTTCGGGCTGGGGTAGTTCAGCACTCGTACTTTACTTTTTATGCGACTGAAAATTCAAAATCTGATCACAGGGATGTTTTTGATTATATAAAAAACGATCTTTGGCCAAAATTAAATATTGACAAAACTGTTAAAATGTTGCATGAAGACGACTACAACCAAATGCTTGCAATTCTTGAATATGATTACGAAGATTTTATGCTTTGGAAAATTTCTTACACCAAAAAACATTTGAAGAAACTAGAGGAGTCCATCGCTGGTTTTAATGTTCATACCAGAAACTTGGAAAGTGAGATTGAAATATTGAAGTCATTTAGAGGCTCGCTGAAAAATTTCTTAAGAGCATCAAAAAGATTACTTGCAAAAATCGCGAGAAAGGTTTTGCGATAA
- a CDS encoding ABC transporter ATP-binding protein, which produces MGKYALEVKNVSKSFRLPTEQANGIKQAFVNWTKGVKGYKEYQVLKDISFKVEKGDFFGIVGRNGSGKSTLLKIISQIYTPEKGSVKVNGTLIPFIELGVGFNPELTGRENIYLNGALLGFSREEISAMYDDIVEFAELEQFMDQKLKNYSSGMQVRLAFSIAIKAQGDILVLDEVLAVGDEAFQRKCDNFFSEIKKDKTKTVILVTHSMESVRKYCNKAIVIDGGDLTVDGSVEDAVNYYVESNSSSKTKKSKSEDDNNYIKVYSDKHITTAEKGFDFSIEYNNEIKEKTYFNFVIVDVGRGGIVFNSENYDAKKGVNTHKFHIDLDIFNSSKMKIYASLRYSNKHHQDNMIKYSKDDESCFFEFHNSKQITNYSLLNNNFINITKK; this is translated from the coding sequence ATGGGTAAATATGCTTTAGAAGTTAAAAATGTATCGAAGAGTTTTCGTCTGCCGACAGAACAGGCTAATGGGATAAAGCAGGCTTTTGTTAACTGGACAAAAGGGGTGAAGGGATATAAAGAATATCAAGTTTTGAAGGATATTTCGTTTAAGGTTGAAAAGGGTGATTTCTTTGGAATTGTTGGTCGAAATGGCTCCGGAAAATCAACTTTACTTAAAATTATTTCGCAAATTTACACGCCAGAAAAAGGCTCGGTCAAGGTGAATGGCACGCTGATTCCGTTTATTGAACTTGGTGTTGGCTTTAATCCAGAACTAACTGGTCGCGAGAATATTTATTTGAACGGCGCATTGTTAGGATTTTCTAGGGAGGAAATCTCGGCGATGTATGATGATATTGTCGAATTTGCTGAACTTGAGCAATTTATGGATCAGAAACTCAAGAATTATTCGAGCGGAATGCAGGTGCGCTTGGCGTTTTCTATCGCGATCAAAGCGCAGGGCGACATTCTCGTCTTGGATGAAGTTTTGGCTGTTGGCGATGAGGCTTTTCAGAGAAAGTGCGATAATTTCTTCTCTGAGATAAAGAAAGATAAAACAAAGACGGTTATTCTTGTAACTCACTCTATGGAAAGTGTTCGCAAATATTGTAATAAAGCGATTGTGATAGATGGGGGTGATTTAACTGTAGATGGTAGCGTTGAAGATGCTGTTAACTATTATGTTGAATCAAATTCGTCATCTAAGACCAAAAAGAGTAAGTCTGAGGACGACAATAATTATATTAAGGTTTATTCAGATAAGCATATCACCACAGCAGAGAAAGGGTTTGACTTTAGTATAGAATATAATAATGAAATTAAAGAAAAAACCTATTTTAATTTTGTTATTGTCGATGTTGGTCGTGGCGGAATAGTCTTCAATAGTGAAAACTACGACGCTAAAAAGGGTGTCAATACTCATAAATTCCACATAGATTTAGATATTTTTAATAGTAGTAAAATGAAGATATATGCATCTTTAAGATATTCTAATAAGCATCACCAAGACAATATGATAAAATATTCAAAGGATGATGAATCTTGCTTTTTTGAATTCCATAATTCCAAACAAATAACGAATTATTCATTATTGAATAATAACTTCATTAATATAACTAAAAAATAG
- a CDS encoding ABC transporter permease, with product MKNFGLFEKKNRVLLYELIKTDFKLRYQGSFLGILWSVLKPLMMFVVMYFVFVRFLKITDPNIPHYPITLLLGISLWGFFTEATSLGMNSIVARGDLLRKINFPKYIVILSSMATALISLTINLGVVLLFAIISGVGFSWKIILVPFDILLLFGAAFGFSLILATLYVKFRDISHIWDVFMQILMYSMPIMYPISLVSKVAIFGISLSKIMMINPIAFAIQDLRHNLVAREVPTFWTIFPNHLLVVIPIVIVVGLVVFGLWYFSENSKKFAEMM from the coding sequence ATGAAGAATTTTGGACTATTTGAAAAGAAGAATCGTGTGCTTCTTTATGAACTCATAAAAACCGACTTCAAGTTGCGTTATCAAGGGTCTTTTCTTGGCATTTTATGGAGTGTATTGAAGCCGCTGATGATGTTTGTGGTGATGTATTTTGTGTTTGTTAGATTTTTGAAAATTACAGATCCTAATATTCCGCATTATCCAATAACACTTCTTCTTGGTATCAGTCTTTGGGGATTCTTTACTGAAGCGACAAGTCTTGGCATGAACTCTATTGTGGCGCGTGGCGACCTACTTCGAAAGATTAATTTTCCAAAATATATCGTGATTTTATCGTCAATGGCGACAGCGTTAATTTCGCTAACTATTAACCTTGGTGTAGTTTTGCTTTTTGCGATTATTTCTGGGGTCGGATTTAGTTGGAAGATTATTTTGGTTCCATTCGATATTCTGCTTCTGTTTGGTGCAGCGTTTGGATTCTCGCTGATCCTCGCAACGCTTTATGTTAAATTTCGTGATATTTCTCATATCTGGGACGTGTTTATGCAGATTTTGATGTATTCGATGCCGATAATGTACCCAATTTCATTAGTGTCAAAGGTTGCGATTTTCGGTATTTCTCTTTCTAAGATTATGATGATTAATCCAATTGCTTTTGCTATTCAAGATCTTAGACATAATCTTGTAGCGCGAGAAGTTCCGACATTTTGGACGATTTTTCCCAATCACTTACTAGTTGTCATTCCTATTGTTATTGTTGTGGGTCTTGTCGTTTTTGGACTGTGGTATTTTAGTGAGAATTCAAAGAAATTTGCGGAGATGATGTAA
- a CDS encoding glycosyltransferase — MKPLITIMIPAYNEEKVLPLLFQRLANLAKKTADYDFEFLFINDGSRDKTFEIIKQASTRDQRISYVNLSRNFGKERAMLAGFDTASGDAVVIIDADLQDPPELIPRMIKFWEQGYDDVYAKRESREGETWLKKATSKWFYSILEKISDVEIQRDTGDFRLLDRRAIEELKKLRENNRYTKGMFSWVGFNKKEITYARDPRAAGETKWNYFKLTNLAIEGITSFTTSPLRISFFAGLIISTFAFFWIAYLLIRPLFGVPTGDGYSSLMSVILFLGGVQLLSLGIIGEYIGRIFTETKNRPVYIAQEIKKYQRNKNEKSRKSI, encoded by the coding sequence ATGAAACCGCTTATAACTATTATGATTCCTGCTTATAATGAAGAAAAAGTCTTGCCGCTTCTCTTTCAGCGTCTCGCAAATTTGGCGAAGAAAACCGCAGATTACGACTTCGAGTTCTTGTTTATTAATGACGGCTCAAGAGATAAAACCTTTGAAATCATCAAGCAAGCATCAACTCGTGATCAAAGGATTTCTTATGTCAACCTTTCTCGAAACTTTGGTAAGGAGCGTGCGATGCTCGCTGGGTTTGATACAGCAAGTGGTGATGCAGTGGTAATTATAGATGCTGATCTTCAAGACCCGCCAGAGTTAATTCCACGGATGATAAAATTCTGGGAGCAAGGTTATGATGATGTCTACGCCAAGCGCGAATCTCGCGAGGGTGAAACTTGGCTCAAAAAAGCAACTTCCAAGTGGTTCTACTCAATCTTGGAAAAAATTTCCGATGTCGAAATTCAGCGCGACACAGGCGATTTTCGCCTCCTCGACCGTCGAGCAATAGAGGAACTAAAAAAACTTCGAGAAAACAATCGATACACCAAGGGTATGTTCTCTTGGGTGGGTTTTAATAAAAAGGAAATAACTTACGCCCGCGACCCTCGTGCGGCTGGAGAAACTAAGTGGAATTATTTCAAACTAACCAATCTGGCGATTGAGGGTATCACCAGTTTTACAACTTCACCACTTAGAATTTCATTTTTTGCAGGACTTATAATTTCAACATTTGCGTTTTTTTGGATTGCATATCTTTTAATTCGGCCTCTATTTGGAGTGCCTACTGGTGATGGATATTCTTCTTTGATGAGCGTCATTTTATTCCTTGGTGGAGTTCAACTGCTCTCGCTTGGAATTATTGGCGAATATATCGGCAGGATTTTCACCGAGACCAAGAATCGCCCCGTCTATATCGCGCAAGAAATTAAAAAATATCAAAGGAATAAAAATGAAAAATCTCGCAAGTCTATCTAA
- a CDS encoding GtrA family protein, with amino-acid sequence MKNLASLSKNQGFRFAIIGGLNTILDIVILVILTNFGVNKIIANIFSTGITFLNSFGLNKKYTFKSELKSKKQLAKEMVLFTIVTLFGLWVVQGFIIFLLSPIAKNLINNDGIATILAKIPATAVSMIWNFILYKKVVFKK; translated from the coding sequence ATGAAAAATCTCGCAAGTCTATCTAAAAATCAAGGCTTCCGCTTTGCTATTATCGGCGGATTGAATACAATTCTCGATATTGTAATTTTGGTGATTTTGACTAATTTTGGAGTGAACAAAATTATTGCCAATATTTTTTCAACTGGCATTACTTTTTTGAATAGTTTTGGCTTAAATAAAAAATACACCTTTAAAAGTGAGTTAAAATCAAAAAAACAATTAGCAAAAGAAATGGTCCTTTTCACTATAGTTACACTTTTCGGGCTTTGGGTAGTTCAAGGTTTTATAATTTTTTTGCTTAGCCCAATTGCCAAAAACTTAATAAATAATGATGGGATCGCCACAATATTGGCTAAAATCCCAGCCACAGCCGTAAGCATGATTTGGAACTTTATACTCTATAAAAAAGTCGTTTTCAAAAAATAA
- a CDS encoding R3H domain-containing nucleic acid-binding protein, translating into MNREESIVFATRFLEDILSFYGVNLAVYSTAEDDVIQLSVPSSELNSILIGKNAENIRSLQSLISGALAIKNAELIRVNVDVADYKKQRADRIAKKAEGWISKVRENGEDFKLNLNAADRRIVHKVAQDYSDIETHSEGEGRERYLIISKK; encoded by the coding sequence ATGAATAGGGAAGAATCAATTGTTTTTGCTACAAGGTTTTTAGAGGATATTTTGAGTTTTTATGGGGTGAATTTGGCCGTTTACTCGACGGCGGAAGATGATGTTATACAACTTTCTGTGCCTTCGAGCGAATTAAATTCGATTTTAATAGGTAAGAATGCTGAGAATATCCGCTCGCTTCAATCACTTATCTCTGGTGCTTTGGCGATAAAGAACGCAGAACTTATCCGAGTTAATGTTGATGTTGCCGATTATAAAAAGCAACGAGCGGACAGAATTGCTAAGAAAGCCGAAGGCTGGATCAGCAAGGTCCGAGAAAACGGTGAGGACTTCAAACTCAATCTTAACGCGGCAGACCGCCGAATCGTCCATAAAGTTGCCCAAGATTATTCCGACATTGAGACGCATTCTGAGGGCGAGGGACGCGAGCGATACTTGATAATTTCTAAAAAGTAA
- the yidC gene encoding membrane protein insertase YidC, which translates to MNLFELLITQPILNLLLTIYQIIGDFGVSIILFAVIVKFALWPITRANLQQSKKIRDLQPKLAEIKKNTKGNRNAELIQTMALYRENGIKQGRTILTSIIQVMIFITLFTALNIVVRRTEISKFAYKPVAEFSRVKELTSDKEFKPKLFGVIHLSEKAYPFESRSSVFLFVTAIFSSWVQYYLMKQVNAGKKMRKFSEIMKEAAEGKEADQAELNGIVSKNMSTMLPILMFLTMINFYGAITFYYFVSNLIQLIQQRIILNQKEETSPIDKKVKKAKEAKVVERVTSSGAKVRRIKAKDGRKK; encoded by the coding sequence ATGAATTTATTTGAATTACTGATTACTCAACCGATTTTGAACTTACTTTTGACCATTTATCAAATTATTGGTGACTTTGGAGTTTCAATTATTCTTTTTGCGGTAATTGTGAAGTTTGCTCTCTGGCCAATTACCCGCGCTAACCTTCAACAAAGCAAAAAAATCCGCGATCTTCAGCCGAAATTGGCAGAAATTAAAAAGAACACCAAGGGTAATCGAAACGCCGAGTTGATCCAAACGATGGCGCTTTATCGAGAAAATGGCATCAAGCAAGGCAGGACGATCTTAACTTCGATTATTCAAGTTATGATTTTTATTACGCTTTTTACTGCGTTAAATATTGTGGTCCGAAGAACAGAAATTTCCAAATTCGCATATAAACCAGTGGCGGAATTTTCTCGCGTAAAGGAATTGACCTCTGACAAAGAGTTTAAGCCAAAGTTGTTTGGCGTGATTCATCTTTCTGAAAAGGCATATCCTTTTGAGAGTCGTTCGAGCGTGTTTTTGTTCGTGACGGCGATTTTCTCGAGTTGGGTTCAATATTATCTGATGAAGCAGGTGAACGCCGGCAAAAAGATGCGTAAATTTAGTGAAATTATGAAGGAAGCGGCAGAAGGTAAAGAGGCTGATCAAGCCGAACTTAACGGGATTGTCTCAAAAAATATGAGCACAATGTTGCCGATCCTAATGTTTTTGACAATGATTAACTTTTATGGTGCGATAACTTTTTATTACTTTGTTTCCAACTTGATTCAATTGATTCAACAGAGAATTATTTTGAATCAAAAAGAAGAAACTTCACCTATCGACAAAAAAGTCAAGAAGGCTAAAGAAGCCAAAGTCGTCGAAAGGGTGACTTCAAGCGGGGCAAAAGTCCGGCGGATTAAAGCAAAAGATGGGAGGAAAAAGTAA
- the rnpA gene encoding ribonuclease P protein component yields MLAYKNRFHGHGSLRYVYAKGDAVRTQKIVVKFTPNSRRKDSRFAVVVSKKVLKSAVGRNRIRRRVYEIIRHELPEIEGVFDVAVMVFHKSVREMPHEELRDSIKEIFSEAGFYCKK; encoded by the coding sequence ATGTTAGCCTATAAAAACAGATTTCATGGACACGGGAGCCTTCGGTATGTTTACGCCAAAGGTGATGCTGTTCGAACGCAGAAAATCGTTGTCAAATTTACACCAAATTCACGACGAAAAGATAGTCGATTTGCGGTGGTTGTTTCGAAGAAAGTCTTGAAGTCTGCGGTTGGGCGCAACCGGATTCGGAGGCGAGTTTATGAGATTATTCGCCACGAATTACCCGAGATCGAAGGTGTTTTTGATGTTGCGGTGATGGTGTTTCATAAAAGTGTTCGCGAGATGCCGCACGAAGAATTGCGAGATTCAATTAAAGAGATTTTCAGCGAAGCCGGATTTTATTGTAAAAAATAA
- a CDS encoding ATPase, T2SS/T4P/T4SS family: MKTGRQNRKAFEVDELVKTIAEEILSEGFSKKATDIHIEPRENHTLVRLRIGGMLKTAKTLPLELSAKLAKYFKFLAELNFSEKTFTQIGQFSREDYRVRVSTSPVFLGEKTTLRILRKQNSVRKLDQIGLWGKNLQSVEKALSQPRGVIITFGEGKNSTNFALLERLISEEKNIVSVERQIEKILTGVNQIAINPKIGLDYPQVLHAALSQNPDVVLVDSVKDKQTAEIIFEAAMSGKLIIASLPVHKTSQVVPFLKYLGVDYFLSSANILAIIGQTLIRTTDEKNLIFEEIPPQDSQAILSDFNISAQNLHNLEIAAREYFSQNSPLKTTSASIKKLAKFPENKEIFTGSTAIFEAINLYEAPIGKDFRNFLSTQPNSSEIEEFLLENNYITIKIDGLVKSLRGQTSLKEVIRRTGF, encoded by the coding sequence ATGAAAACGGGTAGGCAAAACAGGAAGGCTTTTGAAGTTGACGAATTAGTGAAGACCATCGCTGAAGAGATTTTGAGCGAAGGATTTTCTAAAAAAGCAACTGATATCCACATCGAACCAAGAGAAAATCACACCTTGGTTCGTCTTAGGATTGGTGGAATGCTCAAAACAGCCAAAACTCTTCCGCTTGAACTTTCTGCCAAACTCGCCAAATATTTCAAATTTTTAGCAGAACTCAATTTTTCAGAAAAGACTTTTACCCAGATTGGGCAATTTTCGAGAGAAGATTATCGCGTCCGAGTGTCAACTTCGCCAGTTTTTTTGGGCGAGAAAACAACTTTAAGAATCCTTCGGAAGCAAAATTCTGTTCGTAAATTAGATCAGATTGGTCTATGGGGCAAAAATCTTCAATCTGTTGAAAAGGCATTATCGCAACCCCGTGGCGTGATTATTACTTTTGGTGAAGGCAAAAATTCAACCAACTTTGCACTTTTGGAGCGTTTGATTTCAGAAGAAAAAAATATAGTTTCCGTAGAGCGACAAATCGAGAAGATTTTGACGGGCGTTAATCAAATCGCTATCAATCCTAAAATAGGACTGGACTATCCGCAAGTTCTTCATGCCGCACTTTCACAAAATCCAGATGTGGTTTTGGTTGACTCTGTTAAAGATAAGCAAACGGCTGAAATTATCTTTGAAGCCGCAATGAGCGGAAAACTCATCATCGCATCCCTCCCTGTCCATAAAACCAGCCAAGTTGTGCCGTTTTTAAAATATCTCGGCGTGGATTATTTCTTGAGTTCCGCCAATATTTTAGCGATTATTGGTCAAACTTTAATCCGCACAACAGATGAAAAAAATCTTATTTTTGAAGAAATTCCGCCACAAGATAGTCAAGCGATTTTGTCAGATTTCAATATTTCAGCGCAAAATCTTCATAATCTTGAGATCGCCGCTCGAGAATATTTTAGCCAAAATTCACCGCTAAAAACAACTTCCGCGTCAATCAAAAAACTCGCTAAATTCCCTGAAAATAAAGAGATTTTTACGGGATCAACTGCGATTTTCGAAGCTATCAATCTATATGAAGCGCCTATTGGTAAAGATTTTCGAAATTTTCTCTCAACTCAGCCTAATTCATCCGAGATTGAAGAATTTCTGCTCGAAAATAACTATATTACAATTAAAATTGACGGACTTGTCAAGAGTTTAAGAGGACAAACTTCGCTCAAAGAAGTTATAAGAAGGACTGGGTTTTAA
- a CDS encoding PRC-barrel domain-containing protein gives MLILSSRLENTPVMALQTGSQLAVAGEPVIDPRNLQIVAYHLEANVFSKEKMLLRIAEIRELSRLGYIIDSGEDFILPDDVIKIKEILDLDFHLKGIKVVDKNGKNVGKVVDFTINLATFTIQQLIVKRSLFLRLSDTELTIPTQKIVEITDEKIIIDNEIEEIHTRSKKEDFIPNFTNPFRN, from the coding sequence ATGCTAATCCTATCTTCACGCCTCGAGAATACCCCTGTTATGGCTCTTCAAACAGGTTCACAGTTGGCTGTTGCGGGCGAGCCTGTAATTGACCCCCGCAATCTACAGATCGTAGCGTATCATTTGGAGGCTAATGTTTTTTCGAAAGAAAAAATGCTTCTTCGAATCGCAGAAATAAGAGAGCTCTCTCGTCTTGGCTACATCATCGACTCTGGTGAAGATTTTATTTTACCTGATGACGTTATCAAAATTAAAGAAATTCTAGACCTTGACTTTCATCTTAAAGGCATTAAAGTAGTTGATAAAAATGGAAAAAATGTCGGAAAAGTCGTAGATTTTACTATAAATCTTGCAACTTTCACAATTCAGCAACTCATCGTAAAAAGAAGTCTTTTTTTACGACTGTCCGACACTGAACTTACAATTCCAACCCAGAAAATAGTGGAAATAACAGATGAAAAAATCATTATAGATAACGAGATCGAAGAAATACATACAAGAAGCAAAAAAGAAGATTTCATCCCTAATTTTACTAATCCGTTCAGAAATTAA
- a CDS encoding regulatory protein RecX, giving the protein MALEIFSQNDFIDSKEKKLSKRLRIGDKIERSPQEEFIITEIKQAVKNPNRANIFINGKYRFSLDIFQLTDLGIKVGAVFSKSEILHLEQQSEFGKLYALALNYCLMRPHSEREIRDYLMKKTLDKNLKNRKTGEFYKKSGVLKLSVEQVLARLEEKNYIDDEKFARFWVENRNLRKGSSIKKLRVELTQKGVSKEIQDRIFEESGRNDMEEIRKIIDKKAKRYPDKQKLVAYLARQGFSFDDINRALSDINF; this is encoded by the coding sequence ATGGCGCTGGAGATTTTTTCGCAAAATGATTTTATTGATTCGAAAGAGAAAAAACTTTCGAAAAGGCTTAGAATTGGTGATAAAATTGAGCGAAGCCCCCAAGAAGAATTTATTATAACAGAAATAAAGCAAGCCGTCAAAAACCCCAATAGGGCGAATATTTTTATTAACGGGAAGTATCGTTTTTCATTGGATATTTTCCAATTGACGGATTTGGGTATTAAAGTTGGCGCTGTTTTTTCAAAAAGTGAAATTTTACACCTTGAGCAACAGTCGGAGTTTGGAAAATTATACGCCTTGGCTCTCAATTATTGCTTGATGCGGCCGCATTCCGAAAGGGAAATTCGCGATTATTTAATGAAAAAGACACTTGACAAAAATCTTAAAAATCGTAAAACAGGAGAATTTTATAAAAAATCTGGAGTTTTAAAGTTGAGTGTTGAGCAGGTTTTGGCTCGTCTTGAAGAGAAGAATTATATTGATGATGAGAAATTTGCTCGATTTTGGGTAGAAAATCGCAATCTTAGAAAGGGATCTTCGATAAAAAAACTTAGAGTAGAATTAACTCAAAAAGGTGTTTCGAAAGAGATTCAAGATAGGATTTTTGAAGAATCTGGGCGAAATGATATGGAAGAAATTCGTAAAATCATTGACAAAAAAGCAAAAAGATATCCTGATAAGCAAAAGTTGGTTGCATATTTAGCCAGACAAGGCTTCTCTTTTGATGATATTAATCGGGCGCTAAGCGATATTAATTTCTGA